The Methylobacterium currus DNA window GGCGCCGAGCGGGCGGCGGCGTTCTACACGCTGATCGAGACGGCGAAGATGAACGGGCTCGATCCCGAGGGCTACCTGCGCGATGTGCTCACGCGCATCGCCGATCATCCGGCCAAGCGCTTGGCCGATCTGCTGCCCTGGAACTGGATGCCGACCGGTAGAGCCGAGCAGGCCGCCTGACCAGTGGCTCCGTCACCGAGCGCTTACTTTAAGCAGGTCGATGGTGCGCCTGTTGAGGTCATCGAGCGTCGCAATCACCTTCAGATCGAACTCGTAGGTGCCCATGGCTGCGCGCAA harbors:
- a CDS encoding flagellar basal body rod C-terminal domain-containing protein, translated to MSGNLEMPNVYPVTEMAGLRAAMGTYEFDLKVIATLDDLNRRTIDLLKVSAR